A window of Meleagris gallopavo isolate NT-WF06-2002-E0010 breed Aviagen turkey brand Nicholas breeding stock chromosome 11, Turkey_5.1, whole genome shotgun sequence genomic DNA:
CCTGCAGCTGCATATTTGAGTTAACTTGCTAACAAGTATCAGTGGAAAGCAGAGTTTAATTAGTTCCCAAACGTATCCTCCTCTATGATTGTTACAGAAGATTCTGCTATAGTTACCAAAAAGGCCTATCTAGGGACATAGCGCATAGCAAAAAATCTTACATATTCCTAAGCCATAGGAAATATCCTCAAGAGCTGTACTGCAtctatttcactgaaaatttattATGAAACTAATCCCTATCCTTCTCCAAGCAAGCTCCACATGTGCAGAGAAACATCTGAATAACGAGCAAACTTTACTTATTTGGAATCCTAATTTTAACTGTTAACATCTCAGTAGCGGCTACCTTCAGTTACCTAAAAATTAAAGCCACTATCAAAGACATGCCTACttacaatatatttatttttcataacatatttttaagtattttaaataaataattattatcCTAAAGACAGAGTAGGAGTAAATATTCTCACCTAAACCGTCTGCCACGTTGCTGATTCATTTTTGCTCTTGGGGCTACACCATCAACTGCCATGAAGAAAACTTTCCTTGGCTTAATAATGCGAAACAGTACTTCTAAGTAGTGAAAAATGTCAGCAAAAATCTTATCTTCTGAGATTCTGAAGTGAACATCATCATCATTTGGATGTGAACACTGGTGTATAATGCCATTCATGTCCAAGTATAAGTTGTCAAATTCTGGAATCTAAAAAAGCCACAGTTAGTACTCATTTGGTGATGGATGAAGCAAAGCAATCACTACAGAAAGGTATGGCTAAAATAAAGTCTGAAAATGAACTGAGGCAGAAGTTTCCCCTGGAATCTACTGAACACCAGTAcagaacatgaaaaagaaattacccAAGCAGCATAATTATGatatggtttaaaaaaaaaaaaagaaaaaaaaaagacattctacatgaaaattgccttttattgttattttgagcagctttttctttaatagtGTAGAGAAGCAAAAATGATGTCACTTAGATAGGTGGTCTACACtaggcaaaagaaaagaaaacgaaaaaaaaaaa
This region includes:
- the LOC109369424 gene encoding 5'-3' exoribonuclease 1-like, producing MNGIIHQCSHPNDDDVHFRISEDKIFADIFHYLEVLFRIIKPRKVFFMAVDGVAPRAKMNQQRGRRFRSAKEAEDKIKKALEKGEILPTEARFDSNCITPGKIIC